Proteins from a genomic interval of Drosophila melanogaster chromosome 2R:
- the Hydr1 gene encoding alpha/beta hydrolase 1, isoform C, whose amino-acid sequence MLCALVRGPTTGHKLVLYRSVAELLGPVHDIRCLSAGRGVYQRQSRSQSQSQSQLQNPAHRPDLLSLSRPALSSKLSVRSLHSENDAMFYSMYAYLSNLPRLHVLGMAVVAYVVYYLIQVVKRPIIACSDGPFKQYLIRKVPTLENKYWPTFWCVESRAQTVLASLLRSKSLPRVNYRREILSLKDGGEVALDWMEEGCDQSAPCILILPGLTGESQAEYIKCLVFAAQQAGMRVVVFNNRGLGGIELKTPRLYCAANCEDLCEVVQHVRRTLPEKCKLGATGISMGGLILGNYLARKSDEARSFLSAAKIISVPWDVHKGSASIEKPVINSLLGRHLAGSLCRTLRNHLDIYRDIYQDSDIDIQRILRCKTIKEFDALFTAKQFGYAHVNDYYSDATLHNKLDHISVPLLCLSAADDPFQPLDAIPIKAANQCTHVAIVITARGGHIGFLEGWWPSTKDQYMGRLFTEYFTKALFDEDGEFQHTANKMHERFLAKQTVALASSSPVLFAKKIDADQLDHKVKLM is encoded by the exons ATGCTGTGCGCCCTTGTCCGTGGTCCAACCACCGGCCACAAGTTGGTCCTGTATCGCTCCGTGGCCGAGCTACTTGGCCCAGTGCACGACATTCGCTGCCTGTCCGCCGGAAGAGGCGTCTATCAGCGGCAGTCCCGGTCGCAATCGCAGTCGCAGTCACAGCTCCAGAACCCAGCCCACCGTCCAGACCTGCT CTCGCTTTCCCGTCCAGCATTAAGTTCGAAATTGTCTGTGCGGAGCCTTCACTCAGAGAACGACGCCATGTTCTACTCGATGTACGCCTACCTGTCCAACCTGCCGCGCCTCCATGTTTTGGGCATGGCTGTGGTGGCCTACGTCGTCTATTACCTTATCCAGGTGGTCAAG CGACCGATAATCGCATGTTCGGACGGGCCGTTCAAGCAGTATCTGATCCGGAAGGTGCCGACGCTGGAGAACAAGTACTGGCCCACCTTTTGGTGTGTGGAGAGTCGTGCCCAGACCGTCCTTGCGAGCCTGCTGCGCTCCAAGAGTCTGCCGCGCGTCAACTACCGCCGTGAGATACTCTCGCTGAAAGATGGCGGGGAGGTGGCCCTGGACTGGATGGAGGAGGGCTGCGACCAGAGTGCTCCATGCATACTCATCCTACCGGGTCTGACCGGTGAGTCGCAGGCGGAGTACATTAAGTGTCTCGTCTTCGCCGCCCAGCAGGCTGGCATGCGAGTGGTGGTGTTTAATAACCGCGGACTCGGCGGCATAGAGCTGAAGACACCGCGTCTCTACTGCGCCGCCAACTGCGAGGATCTGTGCGAGGTCGTCCAGCATGTGCGACGCACTTTGCCCGAAAAATGCAAGCTGGGAGCCACTGGGATCTCAATGGGCGGCTTGATTCTGGGCAATTATTTAGCCCGCAAGAGCGACGAGGCCAGGAGCTTCCTTTCGGCTGCAAAGATAATATCTGTCCCTTGGGACGTCCACAAGGGCAGCGCTAGCATCGAGAAGCCAGTGATCAACAGCCTGCTGGGACGCCACTTGGCTGGAAGCCTATGCCGAACCTTGCGCAATCACCTGGACATCTACAGGGATATTTACCAGGACTCTGACATTGATATTCAGCGCATTCTGCGCTGCAAGACGATCAAAGAGTTCGACGCGCTTTTTACGGCTAAGCAGTTCGGATATGCCCATGTGAATGACTATTACTCGGATGCCACGTTGCACAACAAACTCGATCACATTTCGGTGCCGCTGCTTTGCCTGAGCGCCGCCGATGATCCGTTCCAGCCACTGGATGCCATTCCCATCAAGGCGGCCAACCAGTGCACCCATGTGGCCATCGTGATTACGGCTCGTGGCGGGCACATCGGCTTCCTCGAGGGCTGGTGGCCGTCCACCAAAGACCAGTACATGGGCCGCCTCTTCACGGAGTACTTCACCAAGGCGCTGTTCGACGAGGATGGCGAGTTCCAGCACACGGCCAACAAGATGCACGAGCGATTCTTGGCCAAGCAGACGGTGGCGCTGGCCTCCTCGTCACCGGTGCTGTTCGCCAAGAAGATCGACGCCGATCAGTTGGACCACAAGGTCAAGCTGATGTGA
- the Hydr1 gene encoding alpha/beta hydrolase 1, isoform D, with amino-acid sequence MFYSMYAYLSNLPRLHVLGMAVVAYVVYYLIQVVKRPIIACSDGPFKQYLIRKVPTLENKYWPTFWCVESRAQTVLASLLRSKSLPRVNYRREILSLKDGGEVALDWMEEGCDQSAPCILILPGLTGESQAEYIKCLVFAAQQAGMRVVVFNNRGLGGIELKTPRLYCAANCEDLCEVVQHVRRTLPEKCKLGATGISMGGLILGNYLARKSDEARSFLSAAKIISVPWDVHKGSASIEKPVINSLLGRHLAGSLCRTLRNHLDIYRDIYQDSDIDIQRILRCKTIKEFDALFTAKQFGYAHVNDYYSDATLHNKLDHISVPLLCLSAADDPFQPLDAIPIKAANQCTHVAIVITARGGHIGFLEGWWPSTKDQYMGRLFTEYFTKALFDEDGEFQHTANKMHERFLAKQTVALASSSPVLFAKKIDADQLDHKVKLM; translated from the exons ATGTTCTACTCGATGTACGCCTACCTGTCCAACCTGCCGCGCCTCCATGTTTTGGGCATGGCTGTGGTGGCCTACGTCGTCTATTACCTTATCCAGGTGGTCAAG CGACCGATAATCGCATGTTCGGACGGGCCGTTCAAGCAGTATCTGATCCGGAAGGTGCCGACGCTGGAGAACAAGTACTGGCCCACCTTTTGGTGTGTGGAGAGTCGTGCCCAGACCGTCCTTGCGAGCCTGCTGCGCTCCAAGAGTCTGCCGCGCGTCAACTACCGCCGTGAGATACTCTCGCTGAAAGATGGCGGGGAGGTGGCCCTGGACTGGATGGAGGAGGGCTGCGACCAGAGTGCTCCATGCATACTCATCCTACCGGGTCTGACCGGTGAGTCGCAGGCGGAGTACATTAAGTGTCTCGTCTTCGCCGCCCAGCAGGCTGGCATGCGAGTGGTGGTGTTTAATAACCGCGGACTCGGCGGCATAGAGCTGAAGACACCGCGTCTCTACTGCGCCGCCAACTGCGAGGATCTGTGCGAGGTCGTCCAGCATGTGCGACGCACTTTGCCCGAAAAATGCAAGCTGGGAGCCACTGGGATCTCAATGGGCGGCTTGATTCTGGGCAATTATTTAGCCCGCAAGAGCGACGAGGCCAGGAGCTTCCTTTCGGCTGCAAAGATAATATCTGTCCCTTGGGACGTCCACAAGGGCAGCGCTAGCATCGAGAAGCCAGTGATCAACAGCCTGCTGGGACGCCACTTGGCTGGAAGCCTATGCCGAACCTTGCGCAATCACCTGGACATCTACAGGGATATTTACCAGGACTCTGACATTGATATTCAGCGCATTCTGCGCTGCAAGACGATCAAAGAGTTCGACGCGCTTTTTACGGCTAAGCAGTTCGGATATGCCCATGTGAATGACTATTACTCGGATGCCACGTTGCACAACAAACTCGATCACATTTCGGTGCCGCTGCTTTGCCTGAGCGCCGCCGATGATCCGTTCCAGCCACTGGATGCCATTCCCATCAAGGCGGCCAACCAGTGCACCCATGTGGCCATCGTGATTACGGCTCGTGGCGGGCACATCGGCTTCCTCGAGGGCTGGTGGCCGTCCACCAAAGACCAGTACATGGGCCGCCTCTTCACGGAGTACTTCACCAAGGCGCTGTTCGACGAGGATGGCGAGTTCCAGCACACGGCCAACAAGATGCACGAGCGATTCTTGGCCAAGCAGACGGTGGCGCTGGCCTCCTCGTCACCGGTGCTGTTCGCCAAGAAGATCGACGCCGATCAGTTGGACCACAAGGTCAAGCTGATGTGA